CTTTTGAGAAATTCTATAAGGAGATCATGGATGGTTATAAACAGGTCGACGTGATGATCAGATATAATCTTAATCCTAAGTATGACGAACGCGAGAAGCTTGTGGGCGACAATTATGAGGACTCCTCGGAACGTCTATATGGCAACAATGATGTTCAGGGTCCTAATGCCGACCACGGTTCGCATGTAGCGGGTATTATTGCGGCCGATCGTACAAACGCTATCGGTATTAATGGGGTGGCCGACCACGTCAGTATTATGGCTATCCGCGTGGTTCCGGAGGGCGATGAGCGTGATAAGGACGTGGCCAATGGGATCAGGTATGCAGTTGATAATGGCGCCAGGATTATCAACATGAGTTTCGGAAAAGGTTTTAAGTGGGATAAGGCGGTGGTTGATAAGGCGGTTAAATATGCGGAGCAGAAGGGGGTGTTGCTTGTTCATGCGGCGGGCAACGACAATTCTGATAACGATGTCGTGGAGAACTATCCTAACAAGTTTTATGATACTCCTGAAGCAAGGGCTCATAAGAAACGTGCCGACTCTATAGCGGCATTGCCTGTCAAGTTTGATATCAACAGTATACCTGAGCGGGGCGCTCCTCAGCAAAGCAGGGTGGGTATGAATCCGCTGAAGCCTAGACCTATTGATACGGTAAAATTTAGTTTTCCGCACGCGTCGAACTGGATTGAAGTAGGGGCCAGCGCCTATCATGATAATGCTGATCTGAAGGCTTCTTTCTCTAATTATGGCAAGTATACGGTGGATGTATTTGCACCTGGCTTTATGATTAAGTCGACAGTGCCGGATAATAAGTATGAGGAATTTGACGGGACCAGTATGGCGGCGCCGGTTGTCTCTGGCCTGGCTGCGCTTATATGGTCGCGCTATCCCGATCTTAAAGCGCCGCAAATCAGGGAGATTATTATGAAGTCAGTAAGGAAGGTCGACCGCAAAGTAAAGCATGTAAATAGTCGCGGTGAAAGTATACGTGTGCCCTTGTCTGAACTCTGTGTAAGTGGTGGTATTGTAAATGCTTACGATGCGCTTAAGCTGGCTGAAAGCTATTCGGTAAAATAATAACTCACTACATAGAAAAAGCCCCTGTTCTTGATAGAAAAGGGGCTTTTTAGTAGCGGGGAGCAGGATCGAACTGCCGACCTCAGGGTTATGAATCCTGCGCTCTAACCATCTGAGCTACCCCGCCGGAATTCTTATTTTTTAAGAGTTGCAAATATAGAATAATTTACTTTTCTTTAGAAACAAATTAAAAAAAATAGTCTAATCAGTCAGGATTTAACAAGTCTATAATGTCGGAAAAGAAAAAATTTACGCTGGAGTATGAGATCAGGTCATCCCCACGTATTTTGTTCAGTTTTATTAGCGAGCCCAACGGTTTGTCTCAATGGTTTGCTGATGACGTTGTTTTCCGGGATCAGGTTTATACCTTTAAATGGGATGATGAAGAGCAACGTGCCAAGCTCTTAAGCATTAAGGAAAACAAATCCATTAAGTTTAAATGGATTGATGATGACCCGCATTGCTACTTCGAGATGGAGATCTTGCAGGACGAACTGACCAATGATGTGGCGCTTGCCATAACCGACTTTGCGACAGATGAAACGTTGTCTGAAAGAACGTTGATCTGGGACAATCAGATTGATTACCTCCACAGCGTAATAGGGGCGTAATAGCAAGTTTTTCCGTATATTTGTACGTTGAAAAAGATTCATTTACTTTTATTAAAAGCATTCATAAGACCTTTTTTCGTCACATTTTTTATTGTGATGTTTATCTTATTGATGCTCTTCCTTTTTAAGTATGTAGATGATTTAATAGGGAAGGGGTTCGAGTGGTATGTGATATTGGAACTGATGTATTATGCATCGGCGGCCAATGTTTCCATGGCCTTGCCGCTGTCTATCCT
This region of Pedobacter faecalis genomic DNA includes:
- a CDS encoding S8 family peptidase; the protein is MKLKLVGVVFCLLLFNLTVHAQDKKIVLPPNWYNLDLAADGFFGISTEKAYAQLLNGKGAKERIVVAVIDGGVQVNHEDLKGVMWLNTKEIPGNGIDDDKNGYIDDVNGWNFIGSKNGNLAYDNLELIRIYRKYHDKYKSAIRSTVLDSTEKQEYAEYNRAVREFGKRYNNADENFRVLSAIKKVLDSVAVVNKVAVPNLEQIERYVADDEQEEQIKKIIRSGTRQEGSFEKFYKEIMDGYKQVDVMIRYNLNPKYDEREKLVGDNYEDSSERLYGNNDVQGPNADHGSHVAGIIAADRTNAIGINGVADHVSIMAIRVVPEGDERDKDVANGIRYAVDNGARIINMSFGKGFKWDKAVVDKAVKYAEQKGVLLVHAAGNDNSDNDVVENYPNKFYDTPEARAHKKRADSIAALPVKFDINSIPERGAPQQSRVGMNPLKPRPIDTVKFSFPHASNWIEVGASAYHDNADLKASFSNYGKYTVDVFAPGFMIKSTVPDNKYEEFDGTSMAAPVVSGLAALIWSRYPDLKAPQIREIIMKSVRKVDRKVKHVNSRGESIRVPLSELCVSGGIVNAYDALKLAESYSVK
- a CDS encoding START-like domain-containing protein — protein: MSEKKKFTLEYEIRSSPRILFSFISEPNGLSQWFADDVVFRDQVYTFKWDDEEQRAKLLSIKENKSIKFKWIDDDPHCYFEMEILQDELTNDVALAITDFATDETLSERTLIWDNQIDYLHSVIGA